Below is a window of Chloroflexia bacterium SDU3-3 DNA.
TATGCCGAGGAGTACGCCCGCGCCATCCCCGGCGTGTTTCTGCACCGAGGCGAGTATGGCGGCAAGCCGCACCTGGTAGCCACGCTGCGCGACACCAAGACGCCCGCGCTGTTCCTGAACGCGCACCTCGATGTGGTGCCCGGGCGCCCGGCGCAGTTCACGCCCGAGCTGCGCGATGGCCGGATCTACGGTCGTGCCAGCCAGGACATGAAGGGCTCGGGCGCGGTGCTGCTGCGGCTGCTGCGCGACCTGGCGGCGCTGCCCGAGCGCCCCGATGTGGGTTTCCAGTTTGTGAGTGACGAGGAGATCGGCGGGGACTTTGGCACGGGCACGCTGGCCGCGCAGGGCTGGGACTGCCAGTTTTTCCTGGCCGCCGAGCCGACCGACCTGGAGATCTGCTACGCCCACAAGGGTGTGCTGTGGGTGGAGGTGGAGCTGCACGGCACACCCGCGCACGGCTCGCGGCCCTGGGCGGGCGCAAATGCCCTGGCCGAGCTGCGCGATGGCCTGGTGGCCATGGAGCGGCGCTACCCCACCCCCGACGAGGCGGCCTGGCTCACCACCTCGGTGCCAACCCTCATCCAGGGCGGCGAGGCCAGCAACCGCCTGCCCGAGCGCGTGCTGCTGACGCTGGATGTGCGCCATATCCCCGACGAGACCCCCGAGCAGGTGGTGGCGGCGCTCCAAGAGTGCTTCCCCACCGCCGAGGTGCGGCTGGTGCGCAGCGGCCCGCCGCTGGATACCGCGCCCGACCACCCGCTGGTGCAGCGGCTGGCGGCGGCGGTGGAGGGTGTCACGGGCAAGCCCGCCGGGTTCTACCGCGAGCACTTCTCGACCGACGCTCGCTTCTACAGCGCGAAGGGCACGCCCGCCGTGTGCCTGGGGCCGGTGGGCTACGGTCTGCACTCCGATGAGGAGTGGGTGGAGATCGACAGCCTTGTGCAGCTCTACCACGCGCTGGCTGCCTTCGCCCGCACGTTCTAGCAAGGCAGGTTTACCACCAAGGCTCCAAGACTCCAAGATTCTTGATTCCAAGGCTCCACATTTCTGGAGCCTTGGTCTTTTTTTGAGCAGTATTCCTCACCTCGCTTTTCTCGTGTACAATGGGAGAGCGCGGGCGCTGTGCTCGCCACTAGCCGAGAGACCACCCATGCCCCCGATGATCCACGGCCCGCTTCCCCCTCCAGCTGTCGCCTAGCGGCGGCAGGTGCCCCCTGACCTGCGCGGGTTGCTGACCCGTGCCTCGGCGTGCCCCTGTCTGATGTTCGCTGCTGACATGTGGCCGCGCGTGCTGCGCGGTGTGTTGTGCTACCAACGACAGGGGAGAAAACCTATGCGATCCAATATGCGACCTGCGGCGCGGGCCTCGGTGGGGGCTGGCGTGCTGATGATTGTGCTGGCCTCGGCGATGTGGGGGACGGTGGGCGTGGCGACCCAGCTGATCTACGGGATGTCGCAGGCCAACGCGCTGACGGTGGGCTTCTTTCGGCTGGCGATCGCCGCGCCGGTGCTGCTGGCGGCTGGCTGGCTGCTGCTGGGGCGGCGGATGTTCGCGGTGCGGCGGCGCGACTGGTGGCTGTTTGCGGGCATCGGGGCGCTGACGGCGGCCTACCAGGTGTGCCTGTTCTCGGCCATCCCGTTTGTGGGGGTGTCGATCGCGGTGGTGGTGACGCTGTGCGTCGCGCCGGTGGTGGTGGCGCTGGCTAGCGTGTGGCTGTTCGGCGAGCCGCTGACGCGCAGGGTGGTGCTGGCGCTGGCCTGCGCGCTGGGCGGCACCGCGCTGCTGGCGGGCGGCGGGGCTGGCCTGCCCAGCGAGCCGGGGGCGGTGCTGCTGGGTGTGGCGCTGGCGGTCGGCTCGGCGGTCGGCTACGCGGGCATCGCGCTGATCGGGCGGGCGCAGGCGGGGCGCTACCACCCCATCCAGCCGGTGGCGTTCGGGTTTGGGTTCGGCGCGCTGCTGCTGCTGCCCTGTGCGCTGGCCCAGGGGCTGGTGGTGGATCTGCCGCCGCTGGCCTGGGGGCTGCTGCTGCACCTGGGGCTGCTGCCGACGGCGCTGGGCTATGTGCTGTTCTTCTTCGGCATACGCGGGGTGCGCGCCACGGCGGCCAGCGTGATCACGCTGATCGAGCCGCTGACGGCGGCGGCGCTGGCCTGGGCGATGTTCGGCGAGCGCCTGAGCGCGGCGGGCGGCCTGGGGGCGATGCTGCTGCTGGCGGCGATTGGGCTGCTTTCGTGGCGCGAGGCTGGGCCGCAGCGGGCGGCGCGGTCGGCTTCTGGGGGGTAGCTTTTTTGCTTTCCTGCGTCGGCCCGACCATAGGCGATGCTTTGTGGGTTGCGCGGTCGGGCCGACCGGCTGCGGCCTCGATGATGATGGCTGCTTGTGTTTGGTGGGTGGATGCCCTGCGCAGGCGGTGCCTAGGGGCCAGCCCTCACATGGCGTCACGTTTTGACGGGTTTGTCATCAGTGATGGCGGTGGTGCTTGTTTGGTGGGTGGATGCCCTGCGCGGGCGGCGACTAGGGGCCAGCCCTCACATGGCGTCACGTTTTGACGGGTTTGTCATCAGTGATGGCGGTGGTGCTTGTTTGGTGGGTGGATGCCCTGCGCGGGCGGCGACTAGGGGCCAGCCCCTAGTAACCCCGCGAGGGGGTGTGACCCCCTTCGAACCCTCAATTTTGAGTGTTCCTGTGCTGAAAGCTGGCTGCTGATGTTCGTGCATATGGCCATCAATACACAAGCGACATCTTCGCCGCATGGGCTGGGTGGGTGAAGTGGGCGAGCGGTCGACGAAGGCGGGTGAGCGCTTGACGAAGGCGGGTGAGCGGTCGACGAAGGCGGGTGAGCGGTCGACGAAGGCGGGTGAGCGGTCGACGAAGGCGGGTGAGCGCTTGACGAAGGCGGGTGAGCGGTCGACAAAGGCGGGTGAGCGGTCGACAAAGGCGGGTGAGCGCTTGACGAAGGTGGGTGAACGCTTGACGAAGGTGGGTGAACGCTTGAGGAAGGCGGGTGAGCGCTTGAGGAAGGCGGGTGAGCGCTTGAGGAAGGCGGGTGAGCGCTCAACGAGGGCTTTCCATCCACCTAGCCCATCCGGCGAAGGTGCCGCTGGGGTTTTGCTGGCCATGATCACCACCAGGGCGGTAGTGCGGTGCGCAGGAGGCGGGCTGAAATTTCTTCTTCTGGGGCCGTCAGGCAAGGTGGATTGAGCGCGGGGCCATGGGCAAGATATGGTACACTATCGGCATCTGAGGCGATGTATAAGGTTTTTAGACAGAAGGTTTCCGATGCGACGTGCGTTTTTTCCGATGCTGTGTGTTGCGCTGGTTCTGACCGCCTGCGGTGGCGCTGCCGATCTGACGGTGGCGGTGCCGCCGAATAGCAAGGTGGTCGAGACCACGGGCGCATCGACTGTTGACACGCTGATCACATCCTGGCGCAATACGGTGCCGGCCTCGATGACCGAGCGCGGCATCAAGGCCGAGTCGCTGGAGCAGAAGGTCTACACCACCACCGATTCGCTGGAGGCGGTGCAGGCGTACTATGAGGCGAAGTTCAAGGACCAGAACGGCTGGACGCGCTCGATGCGCTCGCCGGGGCT
It encodes the following:
- a CDS encoding M20/M25/M40 family metallo-hydrolase; protein product: MASELHDDLVRLTCDLMLIPSVADSPEQLRAAIDYAEEYARAIPGVFLHRGEYGGKPHLVATLRDTKTPALFLNAHLDVVPGRPAQFTPELRDGRIYGRASQDMKGSGAVLLRLLRDLAALPERPDVGFQFVSDEEIGGDFGTGTLAAQGWDCQFFLAAEPTDLEICYAHKGVLWVEVELHGTPAHGSRPWAGANALAELRDGLVAMERRYPTPDEAAWLTTSVPTLIQGGEASNRLPERVLLTLDVRHIPDETPEQVVAALQECFPTAEVRLVRSGPPLDTAPDHPLVQRLAAAVEGVTGKPAGFYREHFSTDARFYSAKGTPAVCLGPVGYGLHSDEEWVEIDSLVQLYHALAAFARTF
- a CDS encoding DMT family transporter — translated: MRPAARASVGAGVLMIVLASAMWGTVGVATQLIYGMSQANALTVGFFRLAIAAPVLLAAGWLLLGRRMFAVRRRDWWLFAGIGALTAAYQVCLFSAIPFVGVSIAVVVTLCVAPVVVALASVWLFGEPLTRRVVLALACALGGTALLAGGGAGLPSEPGAVLLGVALAVGSAVGYAGIALIGRAQAGRYHPIQPVAFGFGFGALLLLPCALAQGLVVDLPPLAWGLLLHLGLLPTALGYVLFFFGIRGVRATAASVITLIEPLTAAALAWAMFGERLSAAGGLGAMLLLAAIGLLSWREAGPQRAARSASGG